GTTAACATATGCACAGATTCTTTGGAATGTAATGATGAATTTGTGAGATCATCAAAATGCCCAGAGTCAGTGAAAGAGCCCTGCATTTCATTGCGACATCTTGTTGGTGTTTGGTTTTTGAACAATGGACTATCAGTGATGTCAAATGATCTGCAAGCATCCCCATGTTTAGGGCTGTCTTGCTCAATGGATGCTTCATCAGCATTCTCTCTAATTGTGACTATCTCGCTGGAGTTGGATTTTTCATCAGGTGAACATATTGATGCCTTATACAGCCGTAGTTCTACAACTTCTTTAGTGAGTTGGAATATTTCACTATCCTTTTTCTCAAGGTCTTTCTTGGCCTGGCTGAGGAGATTTTTGAGTCTTCTTATTTGTTTCTGTGCACGCTGAGTTGGCGTTAGATATTCTTCCCCAGCGAGGCCAGCATGTGATGAGCAATGTAACACATAACGCATAGATCTTCCACTAAATGTTGTTCCATTGAAAGGTGCATACCCTGCATCAACAGATGCAGCGGTGGCAGCACTTCCATAACTGTGCAGTGATTCATCATCGGGTAGGTCTTCTGGAGAGCCGGGCGGAGTGTGAGCAGAGTCAGTCATACTCAACTTCCTGTCCAGACCACTCTCTGTTTTTAAGCAGGACTTTTTTGGCTTTTGTAGAGGATTTGAATTAAATGACTGAAAGATAAGAATAGAAGTGTGAGAATTAGGTCAGAGAAATTATActttgttaagtctatttttGGATGTACTTGACATGACTGTTTGAAAACAAATGCTTGAGCAGATTCTATTTATGAGGTGGCATCTTGTAAGTTGTTAAATTAATCTAGGTTTACAATCAAAACGACGATCAAAACAAATTGTGTACAATGTCTAACCAGTTTGGAAtgatgttataaattatttaacatatGCGTGGCTTGACTACAGTCGGTAATGAAcatgttttatagatacgttATCACAAGAGTTGAAGGCTACTCACATGGCTCCGCTGGCGATGGCCAGGCTCCTGGAGTCGTGGCACATCGCTGCGCTGTTTCTGGTGTGTATTTTCCGTGATTATTGGTATTAATTTCCGCGTTGCTAAAGGCGAGCGCTGCACCATTTTCTCCCCGCGCAGCCGCAATGAGGAGCTGCGTCGGAAGTTCCCGGTGACATTACCCGCGCAGCAATGTTCATCGTGGAAGTCAGCGACCCTTCTACTATAATTCCTGTTCATTTTCTTCAATAATTCACATCAGCGTAGTGTACTggaagataaataaaacagctgtCTGAGACACATTCACGCCGCGCGGCAACTAAACGTAATAATCTAATCTGTGACATTTCTGTTTCAGCACAGTATTTTTTCATAACAATAAAGCAAAGGTACAAAATTTTTTGGCGccttttggaatgcaatatttaattatacgttttgaacatatttttatgtagtaCGTACCTAATTGCTGTCTTTTAGGttgttaataatatatttaggcACCTACTTAAAAATGTGACACAAATTTATATCACGTCCTTCAATTCACTTCAGAAACTACCTATGAAGGTGTTGAAGTGTTAACCACCAGAAGTTAAATGCTGCTTTTAATTCGCTGACAGTGAGGTTAGTTATTCTTAAACTTACCTGCAAATAATACTCATACAAAccaactaaaataatatttgttcagACAGTTTGTTGCCTATTTTTctacaataggtaggtactaagttTGCGTTCTCAGCACTATTCATAGTATTCATACTgacatacaacaaaaaaaaacaaagcgtTCGAACAATTTCCCAGGCCTCCAAAAGTGACCCAGTTCCCGCATGGAACGTGGAAAACTGTCCTTCGCGAATATAAAACTGCATGCACGTAGCGCAACTGGCGCAACACTTATatttatctacctacctacttcctACATTTTAAACACATACCTGTCTACTTAATTTCGATTTGGTATGAAagaagtaagtaggtaggtaagtaaggTATGCAATTAAAAAATGAAGCGGAATTCGTTTGCGGGAAATGGGTTGCtttaaacaataacataaatGAGTAGTTTTTTTAACGTGTTTAGAATAGAATTGGCAGTTTTTGAGTGCTGTTTAGGTAAACTGTCGTCTTAGGCCTCAACTTAGACGTACTTATCATTAGcaatcatatttaaatatacctaagtagttttgttaagttatcctgaaattaaaaaaatatatatttagaatCCTTTGGTGACCGTACTTAATTTATATGTAGCAATTTAATTGCCTTATGTATAAGTCAAGATAAGAATGTTTGATACTTAAACTTTATAATGCTTGAAATTGTACAACAGGTACCAAGCAGCCTAGGTAAGTGTGGAGGAGCCGATATAACAGTGTTGTAAACGGATTATTACGACATCATTCACCGTTGCACAACTCGGTCAAAAATTATTATCTACTTACAAACATTATGAGAAGAACTTATGTATTAGACCGTCATTGGTCCATACACATAGATAATTATAGCACGATGgtagatacaaataaatagcctgACTCACAATGTGTCTGAGATACCTAtgcattatattatatctatggagATATGTCACAGCTAGtttgattaggtacctacacaaaaaaaaaaatcaacctCAATTCTTAATTTATCGAAGAGGTCGACCAAGGATagtgaatttaaataaagagtGAAGAGTCTGTAACCAGGGGAGCAAAAAGTTCAAAAGGAACACATATTTGTATCAAAACTACTCTATTACGCTCCCTGTTACGATTtgacaatgaaaaataaatagctgCTAGTTTTTTCATACGGATTGATTCAGTTGGTAATTATCTGCCATGAATTGTTTAGTACATACTTAAAACTTTTTGCGTTCATAACAAGTTTCAAAGTGCTTACAAAAACTTGTCGATTTCTCACCATCTCATTAATTTCCTGGCAGGCGTTTGACTTCAATAAGCAATTCTAATTTTCTATAGCTTTGTTCATGTCTCATACAGTTAAgttgttttactttttattggCAATCTTTTTTAACATTAACTGCTCTTCTAGGAGACACCTTTTCTATAAAATTCTATCAATAAGGACCTCTAAGGAGGTCTGTACCTACTAAaggtgaattttaatttatgctTGCAGTCCGCTACTCTTTTCCGAAACTTTGGGCATTTTGTAAGTCTATCGGTACCCAGCCATTTTGAAGATTAACCGGAACAGACGAATAGACTGTCAGGCTTGTTCAAAATTCACTTCCATTGAAAATAAATGCTTCGCCGAAATTGGTCACTGAACCGTTAGACTGCTTTTGTAGCGTAGTAAATATTCGTAATACAGTGTTGAAATTCAGTTTTGTAAGAAATTACTTGACCAAGTTActagtacctacttaggtaggCTATTATCTACTTGGTCTTTAGTTAAGGTGCTTTGAACTTAATGTCCCTTTTGGTCCCAATCACTGCATATTACCGGCACGTAAAAATTAAAGTGTTGCTTACAATAAGATTATGCAAGGTTTAATAGAGATAAACGCGTGAAGATGCATGAAGGTGAATAATTATCGTAATGTGATTAacaatgtttgtatgtttgtgtatTCTTTTAATGTTGTTGGTTCGAATTTGTTAGTAAACAatgaatatgtacctacttacttgattttattgTACAGTTGGAGttcttaataatataatacttatgtaGCTAGAAGTACGGACACAATGGAAGGGGAGCACCAACCCTTAGCATAGACACTCTCTGACGTCAATCTACCTATTTTTATCATAGCCCACAAGATAGAAACAGTAGGTGTTCAATATAAATATGAGTTTTATACGTGGTTTAACAGCACAAAGAAACAACGACTCAGCAGTTTGTTtgacctttttaaataaattaaatatcacGTACGACTTGTATTTGTGGACACAATTTCAGTATCTAAAGAAGTAAAAACAATTACTTAGTTCCTGTGtattttacatacctatataGGTATTCAATCAAATAGGTACAATGGAGATTATGTAAATCAACAGAAACCTTGATATTAGAAAGTCAACACTTATTGCaattataaaactaataatatgtttattatttaacacgaatctctaattaataacttagttcTTGCATCCGTAAAGGATTAAGTTTAAAACAGAAGTGGACTTTTATACTGAGTATAAAAAGGGCACTAGTCTATGGTAGCCATGATTGGGTTCAATATTTCAAACTTCGAATTATGCACGGGTTGCAAAAAATGCCTCCAAGATTTGGCACAGTAACTTAATAATGAGTAATGAAATAACTTTGAAGCCTAATTAACACTTTATGCAAGCTAGCAAAATGCGGTTTAAAGTTTAAGTAATATACTTATATGTTAGATAGTTGACTAATTAGCAAAATGTTTGCAAAACTACTGTGTATGGACATGTCAGGTACAGTAGTACCTACAACTGCGTATCTAATTGTTATTCCGCGATCAATATCTAGGACGACAATTGAATGACGTGTGCCGATTTCTAGACCAATAAACCAACATCAATCATTTTTTTTCGCTTAACTTATGGCTGGAGTTAGCCATTAGGGAACTAAATGTTTCCTGTGATTTACTTGGAGTTCGATCAACTGCTAGTACACAGAACTATTATATATGCAGCATACTAGAAAAGTATAGGATCTAATGGGTATAACTTAATTAGCGATTTTCGTAAAGGAACGGCCGGCTACTACTAATGTGTTTATGACTGATTAAAGTGACAGaaatccataaaaaaaaataataaccagaGACAAGCATACGAACAAATCCTTACctcattattaaataaaacacaaaataagtaCTCACTGACTTAGTTTTCCTGAACAACAAATGATACTAAGAAAGGTACGCACTCTATCTATTCTACGCTACAAAAAGTCTGAAATAATGATGTAAGACTTATATTTCTTTACGCAAGCTAGGATTCTCAGGAAAATgcattttgaaattatatagTATGACATAAGCAGGTATAATCTACTACCATGCGGGTGCAACCTATCATAAATCACTCATTCTGTGTCATTCTATACGTAACTACACACAAATTACTTAGTAACACAGCactaaacatattattttgtacttacaaAGACTGTAATCAACAAAGTAAAACTATTGTAggtaggaataaaaaaatatcctatcaGCCAGTAAGTTCACATACCTACTGCATATATAGATAGAAATAGGTACGTAGGTACTAATGGTAGCTGGAAAAGCTATTTTCCAACCCTACTGGCTATCTACTCTGGCCGGGTCGTTATGGGTAGCGTGATCTGATATCGGCTTCTATCGAAACCTATGTGGGTATCTTTTAGAAAACAGTGCCAGTATTTTCCACTATATGATACGTATCGTGGGAAATGCATGcttttcttttcatatttatgaaaattgagACTTTATGTTAGAAATCTGTATTTACAAATGTAATAAagtggaaacattttttatttgtttgttggaGAGCTggctataatattttatctcagTACGGGCACAAGTTCCCTCGGGACAAAGTtggaaccgcgagaaaacggatagtaataaataaggtgtttgttgtttaaaattaatcaacAAATCGCCTCAAAAATGATGCATAACTGTTTTACGTGACCGAACAATGAAGCGTTCAATCAATTGTTTTGAAACCGCATTGAAATCAGTTTATCAGTTTGTAACGGTCGATTCGTGATACATAATGATAGGAATTTTATGTTCCTTAGCTGCACGTTCGATAATGAATTTGGATGCAATTAATATCACATAAGGATGTAATAATATTCGTGTGTGCAGGTAGAAATTGTAAAGGTAAAAAGCCttcaattaaacaattttattactaaagTTTACGCTCAATCGATTTTGTTTGGATGCCACACGCTGAAATTATAATAACGTCATGAACAAGTAGACTGATTTCCGCGTAAACTGTAAACTCTCTATTTTTTGCACTATCTGCTATGGTTTACttagtttttttcaaattgtatgGTTTCGCCAAAGGACTTGTAATTTGAGACGTTGTTAAATCACGTTCAAGGCcattttcattatttgaaattactttagtaagtatacatatagcgataatataattatttattatgatgtagcaaaaaaacaaacattattcacACGTTGCGAATATTCAGGATcgaataatttgttttgtttttaatgctgCTTGCACACCGAAcgtcaattaaaaatattcaatgcaaCAACAGAGATTTGTAATGTGTTAAAAAGTTCGAAAAACTTACCGGATGCACTGTCTCACGGAAAGTGTCTCGGGTCTCACCGCCGACAgtgaaacattatttattgccCGTTGAAAGTGAAATTAAATCAATCATACTCACTAATTGCATCTTGCACGAATTTTCCAATCTCCTTGGAATTCAGAGAAAACATTCTCGTAGCAACATGAGCAAAACACATCGTATCGCACAAAGGCAGTTCGGAATACGTCACAAGTCGGTCGCACAATCGTCGTCGAAGGGAAAACTTAGTATCAACTCGAACATCGCAAATTACATAGAGTAAACCATCCACGTTAACTTTTACGCTAAGAATGTTGCGGCAAGTTGTCGAGGCCCGGAGCGCAGTGCGTGCTTGGTCAATGTTTGTTCACGGTGTGTtgccgccgccgccagcgcccCTCTGCGGACACGTTGTCGCAACGCCTGCCTCGCCGAATCTACTCCATTGTACTCACTTACATTACAACACAATACCTGCTGGAAACGCATAAAAACGCGAATCTAAGAAATGAACCCGTTACCTTTTTTGCTAGAGCAGCGAGACGCCGATGTCTCGAGAGCCAGTGCTTGATGCGCCATCTGGTGGTGTTATTGCGCTGCAACGTCCGCTCTAGTTGCAGTCGGCATTATGTAAGAGCCACTACCAGGTAGTTCTGTTACTTTATTATCAAGATTCAGCATGTATCATGTTGTGGCCTACTTTTCTTTTCGTTATCAAAATGTATGATTCCAGAAAGAGACCACGTAGCTCGGCTACGGCGTAGCCAGGAAGGCAGAAACATAATGTATCTAgcgtattgttattgttttaaatgatGCAGTTATTTATATGTTATGATTATAAAAATGCCAATAGTGGTAATTCATAAGCGATCAGCAACTACATTGTCACTCGAGCGCGGATGGATTGGCGGCTAGTTTGTTCTGGCACAGTAATGGCGACATACTCTGATAACGATGAAAACATGTTCCACGGGTAAACGGGCGCGATTGCATGAAAGTTTCTAATTTGTTATATTTACATTGAATTATGTCGCAGTTAATTAAGCGGGTTTCATTATAAATAGAGCTTGTTATATAATAACTTGAAActgaatatttcaaatatttgcgTACGCTTTTCTGCTTAGACGTCGGAATTTTCGTAATTGAACGCATAACCTACTCAGTATTTTTTAACATCCATCATAATATTTCATGTATTTCGCCTTGGACCATTCACTGCGCTAATTGCTTAAGTGCAACATATTATTACGTATTTTAACACACTTCCTGCGTGTTATGTACATGCAGTTTATGACCCTCGAAGCAGGTACAAAATCCACGGACTTCACCAACGATGCTTCTTTGCTTATAATCTAGGATATCAAATGTCATGTCttgatttttatctttattaatttaaccCATAGTAAATCTTACGTTATCTTACACATACAAAGTTATCAAATAAAACTGCTTGTggataaataaatttataatcCGTTTCCATAAAAATGTCACGAGACCACAACACATATATAAACACATAAAATGTATGTGCTGTCATTAACTTTCGTTTTATTTAGTTCCTAACTTAAGCCTAGGTTTTCACTGTAACTGTGTGAAAATCTTTACAGATTTGATGATTGTCGACGATATCGCGAACAATCACTAATGTTACGTAAAGTAGGTAATCAACGTTAGGCAAATGGCCAATAAAATGAGTACAACATCAAAGAATGGTGCTGAACTGTTATATAAGGCTTTGGCTTCAAAATGTTCAGTTGGTAAAAATCGATATTGTTAAAATTGTAGCAGTTTTGCACGCGGTGGGTTCAGGCAGCGAGACGGACTAGGCATTAAAAAAACTTGAATCATTAGTTGGAAGTTATGAATGAGTCTTAAGACCCATTTATTGATTCTTTGTCGTGGATGATATGATAGTCACCTAGCTTTAACCAGGAAGAGAAAAAAACCGTTTCCATGAAACTTCAAGATCTTTGttgatttcattttcagttTCATAATTGTCTGTTCGTTAGAGTAACTGACAGTTATTCAGAGTATAACATCAATATTATGTTATGCAACCTTGTTGTCGGAATgtctatttctttttatttcttaaaaattgTTTGTGAAGGTCTTAGAACGTCTTGTTAGTTTAAACGGGGCAAGTTTTTGCAATCATATGACCACACACCGAGACAAAGGCGcttgaattgaaaataaatagttaaacgAATTCGTTCCAGAACAGAATGCTTGCTATGAGCACCGACTGGAACTTATCGTACACCCACCTGTATTAAAAACAAACCTAGAATTACACCGGTTTGCTATTAATGCATTCGTAGGAGAACACGTTCGGTTTCGCCAGAATCTTGAGAATTACAAATATGTGCCCATTTGTTTCTAAAGCATTTGGTATGATTTGCAGTTTAAAAGTaggtttattgaaattaaatatagaTGACTCATTGTTTTAATTAGGATTGCAATCTCTTTGTTTCCTTTATATAATGAATCTCTTGCAAAAACGTGCAAGTGTCTGCACTAAGTAGGTGCTGGATCGAGGACatgtattgaaaatatatttcatcatcatagTAATATAAGGTTACTTTGAAAAGATGCTTCAAGCAACACTGTAGGAAACCTTACCACATACATATACACACATTCATACACACACGTGTTCACAAAATGACTACCGTACCTAGGTATACTGCATTGCTCCAATACTCGCTCGTACCAATAGGTAACTGGTAGAAGATGCGGCCCACCAAATGCGTCAGTAATAAAGCCTTTGCTGCTAGTCTAAAATCCAGTGCGCTGGCCTTTCACagttttcaaagtcaaagtttttttatttcagaccTGTCATAGGTTCTCACGAAACGTCAAAGATAGGTGCACAGCTACAACGCAGCTCCaagtttttttaacatttaaatcTCTAGTTAAACTATATTATGCCGCCACGATTAAAGTCAGGTACTGCAGATACATAGGTATTCACAATTTTGCTGCCATCAAACCGCGAGCCAATCAATCTAAAGCCCGCATTGGTTTGCTGCCAAaacaatattatgaatattctgtaaaaagtacctaaaatattttttcgtagGAAAGAAGTTCTCGTGTCTTGTTTAATGATGGTTTAACATGCAGCATTTACTGTCAGAGTTTTAGTTatctagtaaaataatataacagtTTTTTAAAACAGGTTCTTAACTGGCTTGTAAGTAGTGCAAAATACATGATACAAAGTTCACATAAAAATGCCAACTCATGGTAGAGTCGAGGTTCAATATCAATCTAATGTTAACCTTGTATTTATCATGTTCAATTACTAACGCAGCAGAAATCCTTACTCATTTCGTCTGTCTTTGCTTTCCGTGTTCATGGTTGAAGAACTATGAACTATGACAAGAATAATGAGGCGGATTTTTCTCCAGATACCAAAATTTGTATTTCATTAGTATATACTAAATGAAGGACTTGTATTGACAGTACAACaaagtgaaataaaatcaaaacgtTCCAAGACCTACTTACATAGTTTTAAAGTAGGGAATCGCGAGATTGCCCGCGAGTTTTCGCAGTAGATCCCTAACTATTGATCCGACGAAAGTATGCGGTGCCTACAGCCTATATTTATCGGGGTGGGCTCTTGGACAAAACCGGCTCAGCAACCTTGCCGCCTGTGGAGGCCACTTTTTGTGCAACCCAACGGTCGCCATTTATTCACTCGTATGTGTAAGCAAAATAGCAAGTAAAGcaggataataataattagtgtAACTTGTGTACGAGTAGCTAATGACTTCGCAAGgatttaaaattagaacaacAATGAAGTTCTGCAATGTATGCAAATAAATTGTATGGGATGTTATTGAAagattaactaaataaattatttttatctctctagctacaaataaaaatagttaaacCAAATAACAACATATAACATTTTACACAAGAAGGGTTTTTATTAAACTgtagagaaaatatttaaaaaagcagGTGCTGAAAGCCACACTGTATGTTGAAATCAATTGTAAATCGCTAATAGCTTTTAAACTGACATGCTAACAGTAATTATTGTCAATGTCGTGAGTTTCAACATTCTTTCATTCTCGTGAAATGTTCAACGTTTCATTAAGTTTTGTTTCAAAACATTTAACAATTTATACAGTATCTGGAAACACTGGGGTCTCATTCAAAGGCTGCAATAACGGAGGAGGTTTCTTAATTCGATCATATTATTTATGGTATTCTAATGAATATTTTGTACTGCTTGTATTGGTAACAGCTCTATAGTATTTCATCGTCCATCTAAAGTTATCGGCTCACGGTACGGCACTTACCATCTTCTTCATCGCTTTTGTCCGCAGTAACTGCGttgatacaaatatttttacacattttacGTAAATGGCCCACCATGTTGCAATTGTTGCACTTATATTTTGCATATCGGCACTCCGACGTCTTGTGATTATGAAAGCCACATACTTGGCACTGTATTTTACTATTATTACTTTTTGCAGTCAATTCAGGACGGCCTTTTATTTGTTCCTCGATTCTGTAAGGCTGGTCAGTAGAAGGCATCGGTGGCGTCGTGGGCGTCGCAGCCGAAGCCGAAGCTCGAGCGTTGCACATAGTTTCTGCAATTTGCACAGCTTTAACTAGAGTGAGCTCCTTCAAATCCAGTTCGAAAAGTTTATCTTTCTCCGCCCCCGAACGCATCCCCATGACGAAGCGATCTCTTATAGTCTCCTCTACATTACTGAACTCGCAGTGTGCAGTCAGACCACGCAGCCTCGCCGCCCACTGTGGGTAGGTTTCTTCAGGTTGCTGCACCGCTGCGTAGAATTCGTATCTGTCAGCAAATCCACAGCGTTTCGGCGTAAAATGCTGGTCCAGTAGCGTGAGGATGTCATCGTATGGAAGTTCTTGAAGCTGCTTCGGTAAAGCGAGTGCCGCAGCTAATTTGTAAGTTCTATCGCTGAGCGTGCTCAGCAAAATAGCTCGCCTTCTGACACCCTCAAGGTCGGTATTCTTATCAATGTCATTGGCAATGAACCATTGAGAAATGCGACTCTTGTAGGATTCCCAGGACTGTTCCTTATGGTCAAACGTCGACAATAGACCGAACAAAGCActtgacattttgaaaaaagtctcaatgagttttattttattgtttttactatGTAAATACGCGAGTGAAAGGGCTCTCAGTCGCAAGAGCAATGGCGTGCGTTCACTTATCACAGGTGACGGTGATTACATTAGCCAGTCATGTTCACTCTCAATACTCAACAGCATAAAAGGATTCACGCAAATTATCACAAAACACTTTTGCAATTTAGTGTTGTGATAATTTGGGCAACAGATAGCATTCCATTGTGATACAAATGGAGTGTCAGAGATTTCAATacataaatatcaatttaatgATCGATGGAACAGAAGTAGCATTTGCGTGGGCGGCTATATCAACAACTTTAAAGTAACGAGCGATCGagttattttatgtatgttatCTATGGTATTGACGCAAGAAACATCAACGCCACGCTCCTTGCTTGAATGCGCGCTCTCTCCACCTTTCCCGGGAGCTATGAACATTTGCATGCTCATGCATTTGACTCAATCATAATTAACTACATCAGATAAGATAATAAATTCTAACCTCATAATGCGGATCGTGTTGAAGGAGTTGGACGATCGTGCCGCTAAATATAGTGCAAGTATTGCGATCATGTAGATCACTGAGTATGTAAagcatttgaaattttgttgtGGTTGCCGTTTTCGCTTTATGTGGTAATTACTTTGTATCAGGTGCCTGCATCTTTCGTGATGAaagcaattaattataatttctttttaatGACTGTTGACGGTATCTTAGAATCTTTAAGAGTTGTCAGCACTGAGGTGAATAAAGGAGTTATGTAGGATTTTTTATATTGTGCGTTAAAAATAGTATTTGCTTATTTACTCGATAGCAGGCGACGGTTATATGGCACTACAACTTATattaaacgttttattgaaatacgattatgaattttaaattgaaaagtaTATTTAGAAGGGaaattaaatatcaaataaatGGCATGGGCTTTTGTAAACAGGTTTTACGATTCTTACGCATAATAATCAAGGTGTGAGTCACAGTATCGACTGCCTACTTATCTGACATTGACCTAACTTAACACATCTGCATGTGTTTTCTCAAAACATTTGCATGTTTGAACGTTCaataggtacagtcagcaccaaaagtcgatgaacagaatcaacatgacaaaacacctgttcacaataaaatgccataagttatagtcgcaactaggaaacaaaatagactgtacaccagaaacttacaaaagtcgttaaacacgagtatttcaaaagtatctgtgcactagtattcctaaagtcgctgtacaccatcaatccaaatgtcgctgaacatcattgtatcaaaagtcactaaacagcagtaaatacaaaattaggttaacaaagtatatttttaatgttgccgtgtgttaatgtacttttgacgcttatgttgttcagctacttttgggacagtacttgcttgaccttaataatgtatgttaacacgttagtatctatttcaataattttaataattattttggaaatacactcttttgcaaaaaaaagcgggcacctatgcgaaatcttagttttaaggactttacgtgtatttcaaagggttttaatgattgtagtatatttctagcatcaaaagggttagccaagcatgcgtgagagtgtattctaaatttgaattttgtacaattgctaagaaattggttaaaccttgttttggactaattgctggcagaaagttcgtcggtgttttgaaaagtttttgaagtgattttcagaaaactgataatgcagtcttaattaatgtacctttttgttagatcaaaacatttttgaaaaactatgcgtatttgataaaattttcacctgctctaaatgggctatactgatgattgatggcaatgttaagagtttcggtatttagtgtaaagcgttcttctgtttagatattatacccacgtgttttaaaatatcgctttttcataattaaacactatttagaggagtatcagtacattgggctgcgacaaaaccaatttaaagtaagcagtgccgatcgcaactcgtctcctatcgtactttgacattaagaaataccaaattttgtgataaatgttaaaattaaccacatgaaaaatgatgaggagggtttaagctatctaaaaagtctaattattgccgcgttgaagctctctataactccataggtatcgggttactaaacgatgatttcgctgaaagggagtcaagaattcaaaggtattgaccaaacgtatgtttcttaagaaatgag
This genomic interval from Helicoverpa zea isolate HzStark_Cry1AcR chromosome 18, ilHelZeax1.1, whole genome shotgun sequence contains the following:
- the LOC124639094 gene encoding protein quick-to-court-like isoform X2, whose product is MNRNYSRRVADFHDEHCCAGNVTGNFRRSSSLRLRGEKMVQRSPLATRKLIPIITENTHQKQRSDVPRLQEPGHRQRSHSFNSNPLQKPKKSCLKTESGLDRKLSMTDSAHTPPGSPEDLPDDESLHSYGSAATAASVDAGYAPFNGTTFSGRSMRYVLHCSSHAGLAGEEYLTPTQRAQKQIRRLKNLLSQAKKDLEKKDSEIFQLTKEVVELRLYKASICSPDEKSNSSEIVTIRENADEASIEQDSPKHGDACRSFDITDSPLFKNQTPTRCRNEMQGSFTDSGHFDDLTNSSLHSKESVHMLTHEASCMTEIGDGDEERRSLISYYEKKIEDIIRAHVGETQEMKKQHNDKVEGLLQKLADVNTRYCELLPNYEQAKERIHSLEKQLEEVSKQLQEEETRHRSIYLQMYNKGVEAAKFELDKDNGPGTSQGQVSRVSVEELLEQLQITQTELEKVRAMYRRIVQSQKGNKTNVDPEVTLQFLKSAIYYFLTDPENHQGHLNAIENILGFTDAEKKNIRKARTS
- the LOC124639094 gene encoding protein quick-to-court-like isoform X1, with product MNRNYSRRVADFHDEHCCAGNVTGNFRRSSSLRLRGEKMVQRSPLATRKLIPIITENTHQKQRSDVPRLQEPGHRQRSHSFNSNPLQKPKKSCLKTESGLDRKLSMTDSAHTPPGSPEDLPDDESLHSYGSAATAASVDAGYAPFNGTTFSGRSMRYVLHCSSHAGLAGEEYLTPTQRAQKQIRRLKNLLSQAKKDLEKKDSEIFQLTKEVVELRLYKASICSPDEKSNSSEIVTIRENADEASIEQDSPKHGDACRSFDITDSPLFKNQTPTRCRNEMQGSFTDSGHFDDLTNSSLHSKESVHMLTHEASCMTEIGDGDEERRSLISYYEKKIEDIIRAHVGETQEMKKQHNDKVEGLLQKLADVNTRYCELLPNYEQAKERIHSLEKQLEEVSKQLQEEETRHRSIYLQMYNKGVEAAKFELDKDNGPGTSQGQVSRVSVEELLEQLQITQTELEKVRDTAFTEDRSAKSQVLLSAKEAVSLWVLGARKAMYRRIVQSQKGNKTNVDPEVTLQFLKSAIYYFLTDPENHQGHLNAIENILGFTDAEKKNIRKARTS